A stretch of Acidobacteriota bacterium DNA encodes these proteins:
- a CDS encoding metallophosphoesterase — protein sequence MFDMAETPARWTIDRRHFLAMTAGTLSGLAARGVPLLGQTRLRFGLVTDSHYADANPLGTRFYRESLAKMREAVATLRGERVSFLGVLGDIKDMAPKEPEAVTLASLAAIEAEIQQFGGPTYHVLGNHDMDNISKPQMLAGITNTGIPKDQSYYAFSQSGLRFVVIDACYLEDGKHYDRGNFDWRQTWVPAEELAWLGRELAAAREPVIVLAHQRLDGTGDLHVKNAADVRVVLERSQKVLAVFTGHDHAGAYARVNGIHYYTQKAVVEGSGPDRNAYTLVEVDASWNLTVTGYRTAVSKDLPRG from the coding sequence ATGTTCGACATGGCCGAGACGCCCGCGAGGTGGACCATCGATCGTCGCCACTTCCTGGCCATGACCGCCGGTACCCTCTCGGGCCTGGCCGCACGGGGCGTGCCCCTGCTTGGGCAGACCCGGCTGCGCTTCGGCCTGGTCACCGATTCCCACTATGCCGACGCCAATCCGCTCGGCACGCGGTTCTATCGGGAGTCGCTGGCCAAAATGCGCGAGGCGGTGGCGACGTTGCGGGGTGAGCGGGTGTCGTTCCTTGGCGTGCTGGGCGACATCAAGGACATGGCGCCGAAGGAGCCGGAGGCTGTGACCCTGGCGAGTCTGGCGGCCATTGAAGCGGAGATTCAGCAATTTGGCGGGCCCACCTACCATGTGCTCGGCAATCACGACATGGACAACATCTCAAAGCCACAGATGTTGGCCGGCATCACAAACACCGGCATTCCCAAAGATCAGAGTTACTACGCGTTCAGTCAGAGCGGGCTTCGATTCGTGGTGATCGACGCGTGTTACCTTGAGGACGGGAAGCACTACGACCGCGGCAATTTCGATTGGCGCCAGACGTGGGTACCGGCGGAGGAACTGGCGTGGCTCGGGCGGGAACTTGCTGCAGCCCGGGAGCCGGTGATCGTGCTGGCCCACCAGCGGCTGGATGGCACAGGCGACCTTCATGTAAAAAACGCGGCCGACGTCCGAGTTGTCCTCGAACGTTCGCAGAAGGTGCTGGCGGTGTTTACCGGCCACGATCACGCGGGTGCGTACGCCCGGGTGAACGGCATCCACTACTACACACAAAAGGCCGTGGTCGAAGGCTCCGGGCCGGATCGAAACGCATACACCCTTGTTGAGGTGGACGCGTCCTGGAACCTGACTGTGACGGGTTATCGCACGGCAGTGTCGAAAGACCTGCCACGAGGCTGA
- a CDS encoding amidohydrolase family protein, which produces MVVDCHTHVNHYEDESVEALPRCLDNLLHTMRRNRVDQSIVLTSYKVVPGRPSARAVVEATQHLPNIHVVAGISWETFSPADVEELRSLLDAGAIKGLKLYPGYEPFYPADRKLAPAYELAEAFDVPVMIHTGDTFARTGKVKYSHPLHVDEVAVDFPRVKFLICHLGNPWFRDCMEVVYKNDNVYTDMSGLTLGGFTDRFEAYMRQQLKEMILWGVEPSKVLYGTDWPLATMESYLQFVDELRLPARDKDQMLFENAAALFKLNLQPPDLSFRSLLRGL; this is translated from the coding sequence ATGGTCGTCGACTGCCACACCCACGTCAACCACTACGAGGACGAAAGCGTCGAGGCCTTGCCACGGTGCCTCGACAACCTCCTGCACACGATGCGTCGGAATCGTGTGGACCAGTCCATCGTCCTGACGTCCTACAAGGTTGTCCCCGGGCGGCCGTCGGCGCGTGCCGTGGTGGAAGCGACCCAACACCTGCCCAACATCCACGTCGTTGCCGGCATTTCGTGGGAGACGTTCAGCCCGGCCGATGTCGAGGAACTCCGCTCGCTGCTCGACGCTGGAGCCATCAAGGGCCTGAAACTGTATCCGGGGTATGAGCCGTTTTATCCGGCCGACCGCAAACTGGCACCCGCCTACGAGCTGGCCGAGGCCTTCGACGTGCCGGTCATGATCCACACCGGCGACACGTTTGCCCGCACAGGAAAGGTGAAGTACTCGCATCCCCTGCATGTCGATGAAGTGGCGGTGGACTTTCCGCGCGTCAAGTTCCTGATTTGCCACCTCGGCAATCCCTGGTTCCGTGATTGCATGGAGGTGGTCTACAAAAACGACAACGTCTATACCGACATGTCGGGTCTGACCCTGGGTGGGTTCACCGACCGATTCGAGGCCTACATGCGGCAGCAGCTGAAGGAGATGATTCTCTGGGGCGTGGAGCCGAGCAAGGTCCTCTACGGCACCGACTGGCCCCTGGCGACGATGGAGTCGTATCTGCAGTTTGTGGACGAGCTGAGGTTGCCGGCACGAGACAAAGACCAGATGCTCTTCGAGAATGCGGCCGCGCTGTTCAAGCTGAACCTCCAGCCTCCAGACCTCAGCTTCCGGTCACTGTTGCGCGGCCTCTGA
- a CDS encoding MFS transporter: protein MRTRCKSYLAERLGSVNAWMQVGMLTGRSLFGGGALLIGAWAGPTATLYLLVAGIWLPMAVLLLAGEKEVHPATHTVPARSREFTSALGDVLRHPGTWFVLVFAAVGGAGFEAVGILVGPFLIDQGFSSTQVGAFLFLPTVAAMMAGAMAAGRLSDRWGRKQAARATLVGLAITIIGVGWTDVSWLNGAATLGLLMVFYGLIGAFTTTSYALFMEATDRRLGATQLSASMSATNLCESWSALAVGRLTSLWGYGVAFSVMAVLSLAALPALSRMGRRRQMSSEAAQQ from the coding sequence ATGCGTACGCGGTGCAAATCGTACCTGGCCGAGCGGCTCGGCTCGGTCAACGCCTGGATGCAGGTGGGCATGCTGACCGGGCGCTCGCTGTTCGGAGGCGGCGCGCTCCTGATCGGGGCATGGGCCGGCCCCACCGCCACCCTCTACCTGCTGGTCGCCGGAATCTGGCTCCCGATGGCGGTCCTGCTGCTGGCCGGCGAGAAGGAAGTCCACCCGGCCACCCACACCGTGCCCGCCCGCAGCCGGGAGTTCACGTCGGCGCTGGGCGACGTGCTGAGGCATCCCGGCACCTGGTTCGTCCTGGTCTTCGCCGCGGTTGGTGGCGCCGGATTCGAGGCCGTCGGCATTCTCGTCGGGCCGTTCCTCATCGACCAGGGGTTCTCATCCACCCAGGTGGGTGCCTTTCTCTTCCTGCCCACGGTGGCCGCGATGATGGCCGGCGCGATGGCGGCCGGGCGCCTCTCGGACCGATGGGGCCGAAAGCAGGCGGCGCGCGCCACCCTGGTGGGCCTGGCCATCACCATCATCGGCGTCGGATGGACAGACGTGTCGTGGCTCAATGGCGCCGCCACGCTGGGCTTGCTGATGGTGTTCTACGGACTGATCGGAGCGTTCACCACGACGTCGTACGCGCTGTTCATGGAGGCGACCGACCGGCGACTGGGCGCCACCCAGTTGAGCGCCAGCATGAGCGCCACCAACCTGTGCGAGTCATGGTCGGCGCTTGCGGTGGGGCGCCTCACGTCGCTGTGGGGATATGGCGTCGCGTTTTCGGTGATGGCCGTGTTGTCGCTGGCGGCCTTGCCCGCTCTCAGCCGAATGGGCCGCCGACGTCAGATGTCCTCAGAGGCCGCGCAACAGTGA
- a CDS encoding GNAT family N-acetyltransferase — MDEQHLKTFETRVRLRPTTIDDFDALVALQLRCFPGMKPWTHEQIVSQLTVFPEGQFVIEIDGRIVGSASSLIVDSSGHSEWHNWSAITDSGFIRSHDPGGDTLYGTEIMVDPEFRGLKLSRRLYDARKRLARERNLTGIIIGGRISGYGKYADTMSAPEYVERVISKTLVDPVLTPQLSNGFVMKGLIPDYFPSDSESRGYATYLEWRNIEYVAPHRRQFLRPSSPVRLSAVQYQMRRISNFEEFAKQCAFFVDVASDYKADFLLFPELFTTQLLSMISADRPGQSARKLAELTKPYIEMFAKLAIKYHINIVGGSQFELDGERLFNTAYLFRRDGSIDSQRKLHITPNEKRWWGVQPGERLRVFETDRGRIAILTGYDVQFPELGRMAYDLGARILFVPTNSDERHDYLRVRYCAQARCIENPVYVVLSGCVGNLPDVEHADIHYAQSAILTPSDFYFSRDGIAAECQENIETVIFADVDIEMLRRHRRKGTVLNWADRRADLYRIRYQAEGADREV; from the coding sequence ATGGACGAACAGCACCTGAAGACTTTCGAGACCCGGGTTCGCCTGCGACCGACCACAATTGACGACTTTGATGCCCTGGTGGCCCTGCAACTGCGGTGCTTCCCTGGCATGAAGCCGTGGACACACGAGCAGATCGTGAGCCAGCTCACCGTGTTTCCAGAGGGCCAGTTCGTGATCGAGATCGACGGGCGGATTGTGGGGTCGGCCAGCAGCCTCATCGTCGACTCGTCGGGCCACAGTGAATGGCACAACTGGTCGGCCATCACCGACAGTGGGTTCATCCGGTCCCACGACCCTGGCGGCGACACGCTGTATGGCACGGAAATCATGGTGGACCCGGAATTCCGCGGCTTGAAGCTGTCGCGGCGCCTGTACGACGCCCGCAAGCGGCTGGCGCGCGAGCGGAACCTCACGGGCATCATCATCGGCGGCCGGATTTCCGGCTACGGCAAGTATGCCGACACGATGTCGGCCCCCGAGTACGTGGAGCGCGTGATCAGCAAGACGCTGGTGGACCCGGTCCTGACTCCCCAGTTGTCCAACGGCTTCGTCATGAAGGGCTTGATCCCCGACTACTTCCCTTCCGATTCCGAGTCGCGTGGGTATGCCACCTACCTCGAGTGGCGCAACATCGAATACGTCGCGCCGCACCGGCGTCAGTTCCTGCGCCCGTCGAGCCCTGTCCGGTTGTCGGCGGTCCAGTACCAGATGCGCCGCATCTCGAATTTCGAGGAATTCGCAAAGCAGTGCGCCTTCTTCGTGGACGTCGCGTCCGACTACAAGGCGGACTTCCTGCTGTTCCCTGAACTCTTCACGACACAGTTGCTCTCAATGATCTCGGCGGATCGGCCCGGGCAGTCGGCCCGGAAGCTGGCGGAACTCACGAAGCCGTACATCGAAATGTTCGCCAAGCTCGCGATCAAATACCACATCAACATCGTCGGCGGCAGCCAGTTCGAACTGGACGGCGAACGCCTCTTCAACACGGCGTACCTGTTCCGGCGTGACGGATCGATCGACAGCCAGCGCAAGCTGCACATCACCCCCAACGAGAAGCGGTGGTGGGGCGTCCAGCCCGGCGAGCGATTGCGCGTCTTCGAGACCGACCGGGGACGCATCGCCATCCTGACGGGCTACGACGTGCAGTTTCCTGAGCTCGGGCGCATGGCCTACGATCTCGGCGCCCGCATTCTTTTCGTCCCGACCAACTCCGACGAGCGGCACGACTATCTTCGCGTGCGCTACTGCGCGCAGGCCCGGTGCATCGAAAACCCGGTGTACGTGGTGCTGTCGGGATGTGTGGGCAATCTCCCGGACGTCGAACACGCCGACATCCACTACGCGCAGTCGGCCATTCTCACACCGTCGGACTTCTATTTCAGCCGCGACGGCATCGCCGCCGAGTGTCAGGAGAATATCGAGACCGTGATTTTTGCCGACGTGGACATTGAGATGCTGCGACGGCACCGCCGCAAAGGCACCGTCCTCAACTGGGCGGATCGCCGCGCCGACCTCTATCGAATTCGGTACCAGGCCGAAGGAGCCGACCGCGAAGTGTGA